Proteins encoded by one window of Erwinia pyrifoliae DSM 12163:
- a CDS encoding metal-dependent hydrolase, whose translation MTAEGHLIFAIASAIFAKRAELTPILASADWWHIIPATLLTCLLPDIDHPKSLLGQRLRWLSWPIARVFGHRGFTHSLLAVGGAVALLQLKLPSDWLLPADAFQGMVLGYLSHIVADMLTPAGVPLLWPCRWRFRLPLLRSQQGNQLERILCLALVGCAIWLPPGMPTFGASGWTTQAISNVQKGFTQLIERYQAP comes from the coding sequence ATGACGGCCGAAGGCCATCTCATCTTTGCCATTGCCAGCGCGATTTTTGCCAAACGCGCCGAACTGACCCCAATACTGGCCAGTGCTGACTGGTGGCATATCATTCCCGCCACGCTCCTCACTTGTTTGCTGCCGGACATTGACCACCCAAAATCCCTTCTCGGCCAGCGACTGAGATGGCTCTCCTGGCCCATTGCACGGGTTTTCGGCCACCGGGGCTTTACTCACAGCCTGCTGGCCGTGGGCGGCGCTGTTGCCCTGCTCCAGCTGAAATTACCATCAGACTGGCTGTTACCGGCAGACGCATTCCAGGGGATGGTGCTGGGCTATCTCAGCCATATTGTCGCAGATATGCTAACCCCTGCCGGCGTCCCTTTGCTGTGGCCCTGCCGCTGGCGTTTTCGCCTGCCACTGCTGAGAAGCCAACAAGGCAATCAGCTGGAGCGCATACTGTGTCTGGCGCTGGTCGGTTGTGCCATCTGGTTGCCACCCGGTATGCCGACGTTTGGTGCATCGGGGTGGACTACCCAGGCCATCAGCAATGTGCAAAAAGGCTTTACTCAATTGATTGAGCGTTATCAAGCCCCCTGA
- the hxpB gene encoding hexitol phosphatase HxpB, with protein sequence MPYHRPVEAAIFDMDGLLIDSEPLWLQAELEVLDTLDIDLSHREAMPDTLGLRIDQVVSMWYETLPWQGPSLAEITQRITGRVLQLVEETRPLLPGVKQALQMCKDEGLRIGLASASPLPMLERVTEMFNLRDSFEVLVSAELLPYSKPHPQVYLDAARRLGVDPLQCVTLEDSFNGMIATKAARMRSIVIPDSSLAADTRWSLADVKLESLELLTPHHLLSR encoded by the coding sequence ATGCCTTATCACCGCCCCGTAGAGGCAGCCATATTTGATATGGATGGCCTGTTAATCGATTCCGAACCCCTGTGGCTCCAGGCCGAACTGGAGGTGCTTGACACGCTTGATATTGACCTCAGTCACCGTGAAGCTATGCCCGATACGCTGGGGCTGCGTATCGATCAGGTGGTAAGTATGTGGTATGAAACTCTGCCATGGCAGGGTCCTTCGCTGGCTGAAATAACTCAGCGCATCACAGGCCGCGTTCTCCAACTGGTCGAGGAGACGCGCCCGCTATTGCCCGGAGTAAAACAGGCGTTGCAGATGTGTAAGGATGAAGGATTGAGAATCGGTCTTGCTTCTGCTTCACCGCTACCCATGCTGGAACGCGTGACGGAAATGTTTAACCTGCGTGACAGTTTCGAAGTACTGGTCTCTGCCGAGTTGCTTCCCTACAGCAAACCTCATCCGCAGGTTTACCTTGATGCGGCAAGGCGTTTGGGGGTGGATCCACTTCAGTGCGTAACGCTTGAGGACTCGTTTAACGGCATGATCGCCACCAAAGCCGCACGTATGCGTTCCATTGTAATACCTGATAGCTCCCTGGCGGCCGATACGCGCTGGTCTTTGGCAGATGTCAAACTTGAAAGCCTTGAACTACTCACGCCTCATCACCTGCTAAGTCGTTAA
- a CDS encoding multidrug effflux MFS transporter, with protein MTTAHGKRLGYAVTLGLLAALGPLCIDLYLPALPQLAGDLTTTTATAQLSLTAGLLGLGFGQLFFGPLSDKYGRIRPLLISLVLLLVASVGCALAQDIHQLLLARLFQGLSAAGGAVLSRAIARDMYSGHELTRFFALLMLVNGLAPIAAPVIGGALMAFLNWRGLFVVIALIALLLLILSRVKLHETLPDQRRSQGTVFSAWAALGQVVTYRPFMGFCLTQGFMMSGMFAYIGASPFVLQQIYHLSPQAFSLCFAANGVGLIIGAQISARLAPLWGEYPILKGGLTLAFISSGSLLLAAMTAAALPLVLVALFFSIASTGVISVTASSLAMQSQGHRAGSASAVIGVTMFTLGGISVPLTGIGGTSVLTMSTTLFGCYMLAIIMFSLLAKKAKNG; from the coding sequence ATGACAACCGCACACGGTAAACGCCTTGGTTACGCTGTCACACTCGGCCTGCTGGCGGCCTTAGGCCCGCTCTGCATCGACCTGTATCTACCCGCGCTGCCGCAGCTGGCTGGCGATCTGACCACCACTACCGCGACCGCGCAGCTTAGCCTGACCGCAGGGCTGCTTGGGCTGGGATTCGGCCAGCTGTTCTTTGGCCCGTTGAGCGATAAGTATGGCCGCATCCGCCCCCTGCTGATCTCGCTGGTGCTGCTGCTGGTTGCCTCTGTAGGCTGTGCGCTGGCGCAAGACATCCACCAGCTGCTGCTGGCGCGTCTTTTTCAGGGGCTGTCTGCTGCCGGTGGCGCGGTGTTATCGCGTGCTATCGCCCGTGATATGTACAGCGGCCATGAGCTGACCCGCTTTTTCGCCCTGCTGATGCTGGTTAATGGCCTGGCGCCGATTGCCGCGCCGGTCATCGGCGGTGCACTGATGGCGTTTCTCAACTGGCGTGGGTTGTTTGTGGTGATAGCCCTGATCGCGTTGCTTCTGCTGATTCTGTCACGCGTTAAACTTCATGAGACACTGCCTGACCAACGGCGCAGCCAGGGCACTGTTTTCTCCGCGTGGGCGGCGCTGGGCCAGGTCGTAACCTATCGTCCGTTTATGGGCTTCTGCCTGACGCAAGGGTTTATGATGTCCGGTATGTTTGCCTATATCGGCGCATCACCCTTTGTCCTGCAACAAATTTATCATCTCTCGCCGCAGGCTTTCAGCCTGTGCTTTGCGGCTAACGGCGTTGGCCTGATCATTGGCGCGCAAATAAGCGCACGTCTGGCACCTCTGTGGGGTGAGTATCCGATCCTCAAAGGCGGATTGACGCTGGCGTTTATCTCTTCAGGTAGCCTGCTGCTGGCGGCAATGACCGCCGCAGCGTTACCGCTGGTGCTGGTCGCCCTGTTTTTCAGCATCGCCAGTACCGGGGTGATTTCAGTTACGGCCTCCTCGCTGGCGATGCAGAGCCAGGGGCATCGTGCCGGCAGCGCTTCGGCGGTGATTGGCGTCACCATGTTTACCCTGGGTGGCATTAGCGTTCCGCTGACCGGGATTGGAGGGACTTCGGTACTGACAATGAGCACCACCCTGTTCGGTTGCTATATGCTGGCGATTATTATGTTTAGCCTGCTGGCGAAGAAAGCGAAAAACGGCTGA
- the osmE gene encoding osmotically-inducible lipoprotein OsmE encodes MRKLTGFIGAAVTLAVLSGCTVYDRAQSYATKPVVQDVKKGMTRQQVRDIAGPASTEITMVYARGTCQTYVLGERDGKLQTYFVSYSDTGRVMNYGFQSCKEYDTDPQAKQ; translated from the coding sequence ATGCGTAAGTTAACGGGATTCATTGGTGCTGCGGTAACGCTTGCCGTGCTGTCTGGCTGTACGGTTTACGATCGTGCGCAAAGCTATGCCACAAAACCGGTGGTACAGGATGTGAAAAAAGGAATGACCCGTCAGCAGGTTCGTGATATCGCCGGCCCCGCTTCTACCGAAATCACTATGGTTTATGCGCGTGGCACCTGCCAGACCTACGTACTGGGTGAACGTGATGGTAAACTGCAGACTTACTTCGTCAGCTATTCTGATACGGGCCGCGTAATGAATTACGGCTTCCAGAGCTGTAAAGAGTACGATACCGATCCGCAAGCAAAACAGTAA
- the astB gene encoding N-succinylarginine dihydrolase gives MSAREVNFDGLPGLTHHYAGLSFGNEASARHQHRVSNPKLAALQGLMKMKTLADLGYTQGVIPPHERPNLAALRQLGFSGDDARVLAQAAKQAPQLLSAASSASAMWVANAATVSPSVDSADGRVHFTVANLNNTLHRAMEAPTTSALLRAIFRDNNHFSVHDALPQVAQFGDEGAANHNRFSNGYGEPGVQLFVYGRGLAGGVSPVRYPARQTREASEAVARLHQLDPTRTLYAQQNPAVIDRGVFHNDVIAVSNQQTLFCHQRAFLNQPRLMAQLVEKVPGFNAIEVPERRVSVEDAVATYLFNSQLLSKENGKMRLVLPEEARRHAGVWGWLTELAASHGVVDELKVFDLRESMCNGGGPACLRLRVVLNRRQQAAVNPAVMMNDRLFATLSDWVKRHYRDRLTQADLADPQLLLEGREALDELTRLLDLGHVYRFQQ, from the coding sequence ATGAGCGCGCGCGAGGTGAATTTCGATGGTTTACCGGGGCTGACCCACCATTACGCCGGGTTGTCGTTTGGCAATGAAGCTTCGGCGCGCCACCAGCACCGGGTTTCTAACCCGAAGCTGGCAGCCCTGCAGGGGCTGATGAAGATGAAAACCCTGGCCGACCTGGGTTATACCCAGGGCGTTATTCCGCCGCACGAGCGCCCGAATCTGGCCGCGCTACGCCAGCTGGGTTTTAGCGGTGATGATGCGCGGGTACTGGCGCAGGCCGCGAAACAGGCTCCGCAATTGCTCAGCGCCGCCAGTTCGGCCTCGGCGATGTGGGTGGCCAACGCGGCCACGGTTTCACCTTCGGTGGACAGTGCGGATGGGCGGGTACATTTTACCGTCGCCAACCTGAACAATACCCTTCACCGGGCAATGGAAGCACCGACCACGTCCGCGCTGCTGCGTGCCATCTTCCGTGATAACAACCATTTCAGCGTGCATGATGCGCTGCCGCAGGTGGCTCAGTTTGGCGATGAAGGCGCGGCGAACCATAATCGTTTCAGCAACGGATATGGCGAGCCTGGCGTGCAGCTGTTTGTCTATGGTCGTGGGCTAGCTGGCGGCGTCAGTCCGGTTCGTTACCCGGCCCGGCAGACGCGCGAAGCCAGCGAGGCGGTCGCCAGGCTGCACCAGCTGGATCCCACGCGCACGCTGTATGCCCAGCAAAACCCGGCCGTTATCGATCGCGGAGTCTTCCATAATGATGTGATTGCCGTCAGCAATCAGCAAACCTTGTTCTGTCATCAGCGGGCGTTCCTGAACCAGCCCCGGCTAATGGCTCAGCTGGTGGAAAAAGTGCCCGGCTTTAACGCCATTGAAGTTCCCGAGCGGCGCGTCAGCGTGGAGGACGCGGTCGCAACCTATCTGTTTAACAGCCAGCTGCTCAGCAAAGAAAACGGGAAAATGCGACTGGTGCTGCCGGAAGAAGCACGCCGCCATGCGGGTGTATGGGGCTGGCTAACGGAGCTGGCCGCCAGTCACGGCGTGGTTGATGAGCTTAAGGTCTTCGACTTGCGCGAAAGCATGTGCAACGGCGGCGGGCCGGCATGTCTGCGGCTGCGCGTGGTGCTTAATCGACGGCAGCAGGCGGCGGTCAACCCGGCGGTGATGATGAATGACCGGCTGTTTGCCACGTTAAGCGACTGGGTAAAACGCCACTACCGCGACCGATTGACGCAGGCCGATCTGGCCGATCCGCAATTACTGTTGGAAGGGCGCGAAGCGCTTGATGAACTCACCAGGCTGCTAGACTTAGGTCATGTTTACCGTTTTCAGCAGTAG
- the astE gene encoding succinylglutamate desuccinylase — MRDFLQLTLSGARPAQTEGHNERLSWRWHNVGILELTPHHTASMALVVSSALHGNETAPVEMVEQLVNALLRGERALQTRLLVIYGNPGALRLNRRYVHSDINRMFGGRWQQFEDCPEARRAWVLEQAMENFWQAGVCEEMRWHLDIHTAIRDSYHHRFGVLPQRDTPWPEDFIYWLSAAGLEALVQHRAPGGTFSDYSSRHFQAASCTLELGKALPFGHNDLSQFAAAQQALKQLISGGELPAAVRPPRRYRVSQQIIRRSDRFVLHMSDEVLNFAPYPQGTLLAEDGAERFCVQQAQEYVLFPNPNVAIGLRAGLMLVEDNTPGTACRTAL, encoded by the coding sequence ATGCGGGATTTTCTTCAACTGACTTTGTCCGGCGCTCGGCCAGCGCAAACGGAAGGACATAACGAACGGCTTAGCTGGCGCTGGCATAATGTCGGTATACTTGAGCTGACGCCTCACCACACCGCATCGATGGCGCTGGTGGTTTCCAGCGCCTTACACGGCAACGAAACCGCACCAGTAGAAATGGTTGAGCAGCTGGTTAACGCCCTGCTGCGCGGTGAACGGGCACTGCAAACCCGTCTGCTGGTGATTTACGGTAACCCGGGCGCTCTCAGGCTTAACCGACGCTATGTGCACAGTGATATTAACCGTATGTTTGGCGGGCGATGGCAGCAGTTCGAAGACTGCCCCGAAGCCCGTCGTGCATGGGTTCTGGAGCAGGCGATGGAGAACTTCTGGCAGGCTGGCGTCTGTGAAGAAATGCGCTGGCATCTTGATATACATACCGCCATCCGTGATTCTTATCACCACCGTTTTGGCGTTTTGCCCCAGCGCGACACGCCGTGGCCCGAAGACTTTATATACTGGTTGAGTGCTGCGGGTCTGGAGGCGCTGGTACAGCACCGTGCGCCGGGCGGAACTTTTAGCGATTACAGCAGCCGGCATTTTCAGGCTGCCAGCTGTACGCTGGAGTTGGGTAAAGCACTGCCTTTCGGTCACAACGATCTCAGCCAATTTGCCGCCGCGCAGCAGGCGCTGAAGCAGCTCATCAGCGGTGGGGAATTACCTGCCGCTGTCCGGCCTCCGCGACGTTATCGGGTATCACAGCAGATTATCCGGCGATCTGACCGTTTCGTGCTGCATATGAGTGATGAAGTGCTGAATTTTGCCCCATACCCTCAGGGAACGTTGCTGGCAGAGGATGGTGCAGAGCGCTTCTGTGTGCAGCAGGCGCAGGAGTACGTGTTATTCCCTAATCCCAATGTGGCGATCGGGCTGCGCGCCGGATTGATGCTGGTAGAGGACAATACGCCGGGGACGGCGTGCAGGACGGCATTGTGA
- the ghoS gene encoding type V toxin-antitoxin system endoribonuclease antitoxin GhoS: MSNDEIKQYVVSFRYHENGLSDLMQLESILASGGFTTTLSDAKGQPHELGSNHFGFVSALPEEKVRQLAVGLGEKGLGISPEVNVEIWQPLNPTLT, translated from the coding sequence ATGAGCAATGATGAAATAAAGCAATACGTGGTGTCATTCCGCTATCACGAGAACGGATTATCAGACCTGATGCAACTCGAAAGCATACTGGCGAGCGGCGGGTTCACCACCACCCTGAGTGATGCAAAGGGCCAACCACATGAGTTGGGAAGCAATCACTTTGGTTTCGTCAGCGCGTTGCCTGAAGAAAAGGTGCGCCAGCTGGCCGTGGGATTAGGGGAAAAGGGACTGGGGATTTCACCTGAAGTTAACGTGGAAATTTGGCAGCCGCTCAACCCTACTCTTACCTGA
- a CDS encoding YniB family protein encodes MTYQQAGRVAIGKRILGWIIFIPALISTLISLMVFLEKSREQRSGIDAVMQDFAHVMVNMIHYNTGFLSAFWQNSPVPDFSHGSNLLFWGIYMLIFVGLAMQASGARMWRQARFLREGIEDQMILEKARGAEGHTRAQLEEKIVVPRHTLLLQIFPLYILPAIVAVAGYFVLMLAGFIR; translated from the coding sequence ATGACTTATCAACAGGCTGGCAGGGTTGCAATAGGTAAACGTATCCTTGGCTGGATTATTTTTATTCCGGCGCTGATCTCTACGCTGATATCGCTAATGGTTTTTCTGGAAAAAAGCCGGGAACAGCGCAGCGGCATTGATGCAGTCATGCAGGATTTTGCGCATGTGATGGTCAATATGATCCACTACAACACCGGATTTCTTTCTGCATTCTGGCAGAATTCGCCGGTCCCGGACTTTAGTCATGGCAGTAATCTGCTGTTCTGGGGGATCTACATGCTGATATTTGTCGGGCTGGCTATGCAGGCTTCCGGTGCGCGGATGTGGCGCCAGGCGCGTTTTCTACGCGAAGGGATTGAAGACCAAATGATCCTGGAAAAAGCACGGGGTGCGGAAGGGCATACCCGCGCGCAGCTGGAAGAGAAAATAGTGGTGCCGCGCCATACCCTCCTTTTGCAGATTTTTCCGTTATACATTCTTCCGGCGATCGTTGCGGTAGCCGGATATTTTGTGCTCATGCTGGCCGGGTTTATCCGTTAA
- the cho gene encoding excinuclease Cho: MVRKSLGPRAEFDATAIYQYPEHLRPWLEALPKLPGVYVFHGDSETMPLYIGKSVNIRSRVLSHLRTADEARMLRQATRISFMTTAGELGALLLEARMIKLQQPLFNKRLRKNRQLCALQIAEGSPLVVYAKDVDFSSTSGLYGLYANRRAALETLQKIADEQRLCYYLLGLEKMRSGNACFRFALNRCAGACCGKETRAEHQQRLLSALEAVRLRCWPWPDAVAVLEQRTGQTQYHIINNWLYLGSVSKLEEAAGLCSTTPGFDSDGYKILCKPMLAGKLPIVPLSKA, encoded by the coding sequence GTGGTCAGAAAATCTCTTGGTCCTCGCGCTGAATTTGACGCCACGGCCATTTATCAATATCCCGAACATCTGCGTCCGTGGCTTGAAGCGCTGCCCAAATTGCCCGGGGTATACGTGTTTCATGGTGACAGTGAAACAATGCCGCTGTATATCGGCAAAAGCGTCAATATTCGCAGCCGGGTGCTATCGCATCTGCGCACTGCCGATGAAGCCCGCATGTTGCGCCAGGCAACCCGTATCAGCTTTATGACTACGGCGGGAGAACTGGGCGCCCTGCTGCTGGAAGCGCGGATGATCAAACTGCAGCAGCCCTTATTCAACAAACGACTGCGCAAAAATCGCCAGCTCTGCGCCCTGCAGATCGCCGAAGGTTCTCCCCTGGTGGTATATGCCAAAGACGTGGATTTCTCCAGCACTTCTGGCCTGTACGGGTTGTACGCTAACCGCCGTGCCGCACTGGAAACCCTGCAAAAAATTGCCGATGAACAACGGCTCTGTTACTACCTGCTGGGGTTAGAAAAAATGCGCTCAGGAAATGCCTGTTTTCGTTTCGCCCTGAATCGCTGTGCCGGGGCATGCTGTGGGAAAGAGACCCGTGCAGAGCATCAGCAGCGCCTGCTTTCAGCGCTGGAGGCAGTGCGTTTGCGGTGCTGGCCGTGGCCTGATGCGGTCGCGGTGCTGGAGCAAAGAACGGGACAAACCCAGTATCACATCATCAACAACTGGCTGTATCTGGGTTCGGTCAGCAAACTGGAAGAAGCCGCCGGGCTGTGTAGCACAACCCCCGGGTTTGACAGCGATGGCTACAAAATACTGTGTAAACCAATGCTGGCAGGCAAGCTGCCGATCGTACCGCTGTCAAAAGCTTAA
- a CDS encoding L-cystine transporter: MNFPLIINLVAFIALLLLVAKTGYGWSLSKKVLFGLIIGVLFGLALHTLYGENSPVITQSVSWFNLVGNGYVQLLQMVVMPLVFASILSAVARLHNASSLGKISLLTIGVLLFTTAISACVGVLVTGLFGLNASGLVQGAQESARLVTIQNNYAGKVADLSAPQLLLSFLPKNPFADLTGANPTSIISVVIFAAFLGIAALQLLKDDAEKGQRVLKAIDTLQSWVMKLVRLIMKLTPYGVLALMTKVVATSNINEIIKLGSFMLASYLGIAIMFAVHALLLSGNGINPLRFFRKIWPVITFAFTSRSSAATIPLSVEAQTRRLGIPESIASFAASFGATIGQNGCAGLYPTMLAVMVAPTVGINPFEPMWIATLVAIVTLSSAGVAGVGGGATFAALIVLPAMGLPVTLVALLISIEPLIDMGRTALNVNGSITAGALTSQWLKQTDRQIMNTDADNEAALAQR; encoded by the coding sequence ATGAATTTTCCGCTAATCATTAACCTGGTCGCGTTTATCGCACTGCTGCTGCTGGTAGCAAAAACAGGATACGGCTGGAGCCTGTCAAAAAAAGTCCTCTTCGGTCTGATAATTGGCGTGCTGTTTGGCCTGGCCCTGCACACCCTGTATGGCGAAAACAGTCCTGTCATTACACAGTCAGTCAGCTGGTTTAACCTGGTGGGTAACGGCTATGTGCAATTGTTACAGATGGTTGTTATGCCGCTGGTGTTTGCCTCGATTCTCAGTGCCGTAGCACGCCTGCATAATGCCTCCTCACTGGGCAAAATAAGCCTGCTGACGATTGGCGTGTTGCTGTTCACCACCGCCATTTCCGCCTGCGTTGGCGTGTTGGTGACCGGGTTGTTCGGCTTAAATGCGAGTGGCCTGGTACAAGGCGCTCAGGAGAGCGCGCGTCTGGTGACGATTCAGAACAACTATGCAGGTAAGGTGGCCGATCTTAGCGCACCACAGCTGCTGCTTTCTTTCTTGCCAAAGAACCCGTTTGCCGACCTGACGGGGGCAAATCCGACGTCCATCATCAGCGTGGTTATTTTTGCTGCCTTCCTCGGTATTGCCGCGCTGCAGCTGTTGAAAGACGATGCGGAAAAAGGCCAGCGTGTACTGAAAGCGATTGATACGTTGCAGTCCTGGGTGATGAAACTGGTTCGCTTAATAATGAAGCTAACGCCTTACGGCGTGCTGGCGCTGATGACGAAAGTGGTCGCCACCTCAAACATCAACGAAATTATTAAGCTGGGCAGCTTCATGCTGGCATCCTACCTCGGCATTGCCATTATGTTCGCGGTACATGCTCTGCTGCTTTCAGGCAACGGCATCAACCCGCTGCGTTTTTTCCGCAAGATCTGGCCGGTTATCACGTTCGCTTTTACCAGTCGCTCCAGCGCCGCCACTATTCCACTGAGCGTTGAAGCCCAGACTCGCCGCCTGGGTATTCCGGAGTCCATAGCCAGCTTCGCCGCTTCATTCGGCGCCACGATCGGACAGAACGGCTGTGCCGGCCTCTACCCGACCATGCTGGCGGTTATGGTTGCGCCCACCGTAGGGATCAACCCGTTCGAGCCAATGTGGATCGCCACACTGGTAGCAATTGTCACGCTAAGTTCAGCCGGCGTGGCTGGCGTGGGCGGCGGCGCGACCTTTGCTGCACTGATTGTGCTGCCGGCGATGGGTCTGCCGGTGACGCTGGTGGCGCTGCTGATCTCGATTGAACCTTTGATTGATATGGGCCGTACTGCCCTGAACGTCAACGGCTCCATTACTGCGGGCGCCCTGACCAGCCAGTGGCTAAAGCAAACCGATCGGCAAATCATGAATACCGACGCCGATAACGAAGCTGCACTGGCCCAACGTTAA
- the nadE gene encoding ammonia-dependent NAD(+) synthetase: protein MALQQDIIKALGVKPVIDAGEEIRTSVAFLKSYLKRYPFLTSLVLGISGGQDSTLTGKLCQMAISELRNETGNGSYQFIAVRLPHGVQADEQDCQDAIAFIQPDRVITVNIKAAVQASEQALREAGITLSDFIRGNEKARERMKAQYSIAGMTAGVVVGTDHAAEAVTGFFTKYGDGGSDINPIFRLNKGQGKQLLQALGCPEHLWLKHPTADLEDDRPGLQDEVALGVTYEMIDRYLQGESIDPAAAKIIENWYVKTEHKRRTPVTVFDDFWKE from the coding sequence ATGGCTCTGCAACAGGACATTATTAAGGCGCTGGGCGTCAAACCCGTTATTGATGCCGGAGAAGAAATCCGCACCAGCGTTGCGTTTCTGAAGTCATATCTGAAACGTTATCCGTTTTTAACGTCTTTAGTGCTGGGGATCAGCGGCGGGCAGGACTCCACCCTGACGGGTAAACTGTGCCAGATGGCCATCAGTGAACTGCGCAATGAAACTGGCAACGGCAGCTACCAGTTTATCGCCGTGCGTCTTCCTCACGGCGTACAGGCTGATGAGCAGGATTGCCAGGATGCGATCGCCTTTATCCAACCAGACAGGGTTATCACGGTAAATATCAAGGCGGCAGTGCAAGCCAGCGAGCAGGCCTTGCGCGAGGCAGGCATTACGCTGTCTGATTTCATCCGTGGCAATGAGAAAGCGCGTGAACGTATGAAAGCGCAGTACAGCATCGCCGGAATGACAGCGGGCGTGGTGGTGGGCACCGATCATGCAGCCGAAGCCGTCACCGGATTTTTCACCAAATACGGCGATGGTGGCAGCGACATTAACCCCATTTTCCGGTTGAACAAAGGCCAGGGCAAACAGCTGCTGCAAGCGCTCGGCTGCCCGGAACATCTCTGGCTTAAGCACCCGACTGCCGATCTGGAGGACGACCGCCCCGGCTTGCAGGATGAGGTAGCGCTTGGCGTGACCTATGAAATGATTGACCGCTACCTGCAGGGTGAAAGCATTGACCCGGCGGCAGCCAAAATCATTGAAAACTGGTATGTGAAAACCGAGCACAAACGCCGCACGCCAGTGACGGTGTTTGACGACTTCTGGAAAGAATAA
- a CDS encoding fructosamine kinase family protein has product MWSAIGRLLCEQLGSAAITTRRKLAGGEVHPTWHLLYGEHEVFVKCNHRDMLDMFTWEADQLQLLARSQTVRVPAVYGVGSDRDTSFLLLEYIQPQPLDAQGAFQLGQQLARLHQWSEQPQFGLDFDNNITTSLQPNSWLRRWSAFFAEQRIGWQLQLAAEKGIQYGDMGLIIHCAQAALNTHHPQPSLLHGDLWPANCAGSKNGPWLFDPACYWGDRECDLAMLPRFPYFPEQVSDGYRSVWPLPEDFQQRQPVYQLYYLLNRANVFGGSWLKDAQCAVGLLLDVQEETVRHARPA; this is encoded by the coding sequence ATGTGGTCAGCCATCGGTCGTCTGTTGTGTGAGCAACTGGGTTCGGCAGCGATCACCACCCGCCGTAAGCTGGCTGGCGGTGAAGTTCATCCGACGTGGCATCTGCTCTATGGCGAGCACGAAGTGTTCGTAAAATGTAATCACCGCGACATGCTGGATATGTTCACCTGGGAAGCCGATCAGCTTCAGCTGCTGGCCCGCAGCCAGACAGTTCGCGTACCTGCGGTGTACGGCGTCGGAAGCGATCGCGATACCAGTTTCTTACTGCTGGAGTATATTCAGCCGCAACCGCTGGATGCACAGGGGGCTTTTCAACTGGGGCAACAGCTGGCGAGGCTGCATCAATGGAGCGAACAACCGCAGTTTGGCCTTGATTTTGACAACAACATCACGACTTCCTTACAACCTAATAGCTGGCTGCGGCGCTGGTCAGCCTTTTTTGCTGAACAACGCATCGGCTGGCAGTTGCAGCTCGCCGCTGAGAAAGGCATTCAGTACGGTGATATGGGGCTGATTATCCACTGTGCTCAGGCTGCGTTGAATACGCATCATCCACAGCCTTCGTTACTGCATGGCGATCTGTGGCCGGCCAACTGTGCCGGAAGTAAAAACGGCCCGTGGCTTTTCGACCCCGCCTGCTACTGGGGAGACCGGGAGTGCGATTTGGCGATGCTGCCCAGGTTCCCCTACTTTCCCGAGCAGGTTTCTGATGGTTACCGATCGGTCTGGCCTCTGCCTGAAGATTTCCAACAACGCCAGCCGGTCTATCAACTTTATTACCTGTTGAATCGGGCCAATGTTTTTGGCGGCAGCTGGCTGAAAGATGCTCAGTGCGCGGTAGGCTTACTGCTTGATGTGCAGGAAGAAACAGTGCGCCACGCGCGGCCGGCCTGA
- the spy gene encoding ATP-independent periplasmic protein-refolding chaperone Spy, protein MHKLTSIVVAATLAFGAASIVHAAADNLTPPPAGAEKPGMQKPPRHGGPHEMFKGLNLTDAQKLQVRNIMKAAHKGMKRPSLEDRRAVHSIIASDHFDRAKAEAQATQMSANSQQRTMLMLETQNKMYNVLTPEQKKQFNQNFEKRLAEKPQHEDRMPPADD, encoded by the coding sequence ATGCATAAATTAACTTCTATTGTCGTTGCCGCTACGCTGGCTTTCGGCGCTGCCAGTATCGTCCATGCCGCAGCAGATAATCTCACTCCACCGCCGGCGGGTGCCGAAAAGCCTGGGATGCAAAAGCCGCCACGCCACGGAGGCCCGCATGAGATGTTTAAAGGTCTGAATTTGACCGATGCGCAGAAACTTCAGGTGCGCAATATTATGAAAGCCGCGCACAAAGGCATGAAACGTCCTTCTCTGGAAGATCGCCGTGCCGTGCACAGCATTATTGCTTCTGACCATTTTGACCGGGCCAAAGCGGAAGCTCAGGCGACACAGATGTCTGCCAATAGCCAGCAACGCACGATGTTGATGCTGGAAACGCAGAACAAAATGTATAACGTGCTGACTCCTGAGCAGAAAAAACAGTTTAATCAGAACTTCGAGAAACGTCTGGCAGAAAAGCCGCAGCATGAAGACAGAATGCCTCCTGCCGACGACTGA